Proteins co-encoded in one Triplophysa dalaica isolate WHDGS20190420 chromosome 16, ASM1584641v1, whole genome shotgun sequence genomic window:
- the tlr1 gene encoding toll-like receptor 1, whose translation MEMSGWFLTLYLTCLPSCVVLSMKRIFVNYSSQNLSSVPTDLGSSTEDLDLSLNHIQTLKRQDFHTTPRLHLLNVSWNELQHLDVYTFDSTAALQILDLSHNKLQNLSGQLYLLHAGHLRFLDLSSNLFSVMALGREFVTLEHLRWLGLSAEHIYNTDLTNISNLTLTTLFINASGTELYEKSSLTSVRAERAVIVLSNSHIDGQMAADAFVSFKELQFTNVKNETLFLEDLRRRGSVRTVSLEISQVRSSWKVLTGLVNTVLMSSVQRLSLSDVTITSMNWSSDVILEHTLDHLSVTRASVTTFLFNQEELYDFFINMPARNLSITQTPIVHITCPASVSKIGVLDLSDCALTEKVFSKGPDQECTTLTRLDTLILKANNLRHLKPLTSRIHLMNSLTHADFSQNSLTYTPEQGTCVWPPKITRLDLSSNNFKQNIFTCLPTSVQILLLQNNQITTVPADVPLLDDLSVLDLTANRLLDLPSCLSYPNLQTLLVRSNSLHAPTPDALRTCPRLKTLDASHNPFICTCALRDFSALVDSEATQHPALIVERWPDAYVCSYPESWSNSTLQDFHLPEVSCNAWLLSVSILIPTITLVIAVTLFCNKLDVPWYLKMIWKWTRAKHHALVWQERAKDMEGIRFHAFLSYSQKNSEWVKGQLLPKLENGGLRVCHHERDFVPGKTIVQNILRCVEHSRRSIFVLSSHFVQSEWCHYELYFANHQKVTRGSDSIILLLLEPLPSYLIPSKYCQLKSMMSRRTYLEWPQEGAKQTLFWVNLRAALQANLPIPSERDDQTF comes from the coding sequence ATGGAGATGTCCGGCTGGTTTCTGACTCTTTATCTCACATGTTTGCCATCATGTGTCGTTCTGTCTATGAAGAGAATCTTTGTGAATTATTCATCTCAGAACCTCTCGTCCGTTCCCACTGACCTCGGATCATCCACAGAAGATTTGGATCTGTCCTTAAATCACATCCAGACACTGAAGAGACAAGACTTTCACACAACACCCAGACTTCATCTTCTAAACGTCTCCTGGAACGAACTACAGCACTTAGACGTCTACACCTTTGACTCCACGGCTGCTTTACAGATTCTAGACCTGTCTCACAACAAACTCCAGAACCTCTCCGGTCAGCTGTATTTACTTCATGCAGGACATCTGCGCTTTCTGGATCTGTCGTCAAACCTGTTCTCTGTCATGGCTCTGGGGAGAGAGTTTGTGACTCTTGAACACCTGCGGTGGCTCGGCTTGAGCGCGGAACACATATACAATACAGACTTGACAAACATCTCTAATCTCACTCTCACAACGCTCTTCATTAACGCTAGTGGGACCGAGCTGTACGAAAAGAGCAGTCTAACTAGCGTCCGTGCAGAGAGGGCCGTCATCGTTCTGTCCAACAGCCACATTGACGGTCAAATGGCCGCCGATGCCTTCGTGTCCTTTAAAGAGTTACAATTCACAAACGTGAAGAATGAGACGCTGTTTCTGGAAGATCTGCGTCGCAGAGGATCTGTGCGCACCGTCAGTCTGGAAATCTCTCAGGTGAGGAGCTCGTGGAAAGTTCTGACGGGTCTGGTGAACACAGTGTTGATGTCTTCAGTTCAGCGACTCTCTCTGTCAGATGTTACCATCACTTCAATGAACTGGAGCTCAGACGTGATCCTGGAGCACACGCTCGACCACTTATCAGTCACCCGAGCTTCTGTAACCACGTTCTTGTTCAATCAAGAAGAGCTTTATGACTTCTTCATCAACATGCCTGCAAGAAACCTCAGCATAACGCAAACACCCATCGTCCACATCACCTGTCCAGCATCCGTCAGCAAGATCGGAGTGTTGGATTTGTCCGACTGTGCTCTCACAGAGAAGGTGTTTTCTAAGGGACCGGATCAAGAGTGCACCACGCTGACGCGTCTAGACACTTTGATTCTGAAGGCTAACAACCTCCGACATCTCAAACCTTTAACATCAAGAATTCATCTCATGAACTCACTGACACACGCTGACTTCAGTCAGAACTCTCTCACTTACACACCTGAACAGGGCACGTGTGTGTGGCCTCCGAAAATAACACGCCTGGATCTCTCATCTAACAACTTCAAGCAGAACATCTTCACATGTTTGCCCACTTCCGTCCAGATCCTACTCCTCCAAAATAACCAGATCACCACAGTTCCCGCAGATGTTCCGCTGCTGGACGACTTGAGCGTTCTGGATCTAACAGCGAATCGATTACTGGACCTTCCCTCCTGTTTGTCATACCCAAACCTGCAGACGCTCTTGGTGAGGTCAAATTCCCTTCACGCACCAACACCCGATGCCCTTCGCACGTGTCCACGTCTCAAGACTCTGGATGCCAGTCATAACCCCTTCATCTGTACATGTGCCCTGCGGGATTTCTCCGCTCTCGTGGACAGTGAAGCGACACAACATCCTGCTTTGATTGTAGAGCGCTGGCCGGACGCTTACGTGTGCAGTTATCCAGAATCCTGGAGCAACAGCACATTACAAGACTTCCACCTGCCCGAGGTCTCCTGTAACGCTTGGCTTCTCTCCGTCTCTATCCTGATCCCCACCATCACACTGGTGATCGCCGTCACCCTCTTCTGTAATAAGCTGGACGTCCCGTGGTACCTGAAGATGATTTGGAAATGGACCCGTGCCAAACACCACGCGCTCGTCTGGCAGGAGAGAGCCAAAGATATGGAAGGGATCCGCTTCCACGCTTTCCTGTCGTACAGCCAAAAGAACAGCGAGTGGGTTAAAGGACAACTGCTGCCCAAGCTCGAGAACGGCGGCCTGCGAGTGTGTCATCACGAGCGCGACTTCGTTCCGGGAAAGACCATCGTTCAGAACATTCTCCGCTGCGTGGAGCACAGCAGAAGATCCATCTTCGTGTTGTCGTCTCACTTCGTTCAGAGCGAATGGTGTCATTACGAGCTGTACTTCGCCAATCATCAGAAGGTGACACGAGGGTCGGACAGCATCATCCTCCTCCTGCTGGAACCGCTGCCATCGTACCTTATTCCCTCCAAATACTGTCAGCTGAAGAGCATGATGTCCAGACGGACCTACCTCGAGTGGCCCCAGGAGGGAGCTAAACAAACACTCTTCTGGGTGAATCTCCGAGCGGCCCTGCAGGCCAACCTTCCCATACCATCAGAGAGAGACGATCAAACCTTCTGA
- the klb gene encoding beta-klotho encodes MSCFCRSVSLVSLVSVVLCLSLWRTAVCGSHHLWLQTLNDTHVNSQFPRGFLWGVGSSAFPTEGSWDADGKGESVWDRFTHGSRMSVDMADVASDSYVLWDEDVQALQYLGVKFYAFSLSWPRLFPDGNATSEPNWAGVAHYRRLIRRLKDVDVEPVVTLHHWDLPQTLQERFGGWLNPNLVDIFADYARFCFQTFGGDVRYWLTIHNPFLLAVQGYGTGAHAPGMRGERQHPFIAAHNIIRAHANAWHIYDRHFRCHQRGRVSITLGSHWVEPLHGQTTSANLELCQKSMEAVMGWFAEPIHGSGDYPASLKASNRGVLPEFSPQEKMWIRGSADFFSLAFDSETLRVVRGLARFGQMVTLDLRKVLLWVQQEYRDPDVLLPDSGWFSDQSVGVEDTVAIYLLKRFIKQLLHAVSTDGVKVLGYSAWSLLDGFEWNHGYGMRRGLFYIDFMQPQRHRIPKTSAHFYRQIVNDNAFPDNHTQHIIHAHFPCNFQFGVSDSTLQVHLSPFSPQFTDPHVYRWNYSGDGSLRPVAGMVLHTRGSQCTDFLFIQRHLLLLEAVGASHYRFALDWSELVPSGDVSSADAEKLRFYRCVLSEVRRRGIQAVVTLYHPSYRSPSLGLPSPLHANSGWRNHSTVEAFVKYAFLCFHEFGALVPVWITINEPNRLTEMYGGSVEDRRSVVRHTLLAHAKAWHVYHKHFRQHHGANVSLALHADWVEPANPFLESHKVAARRFLRFELGRFLDPLIGGGDPDACDSHDAGSSPIGFTDDQKAELRASLDFIALNHFTTHLVSPQKSLERGSSLMTDSTWTSSPMGQAVVPWGVRRMLSWMKSRYGNSLPVIITASGVDDRAAGDDQLRQSYIRSYLQEALKARELDGVNLRGFYIWKLQDGHGLQFGLFTSAAHHSRPKASVNLYRDIISRRGFPSTSDPRPPCQRADISTSCRFCSHMTESKPLLFFSVCVSFIFIIIIIICVLRKRKRRLTTQQLHH; translated from the exons ATGTCGTGTTTCTGCAGGTCCGTGTCACTGGTGTCACTggtgtctgtggttttgtgctTGAGTCTGTGGAGGACAGCAGTCTGTGGATCTCATCACCTGTGGCTTCAGACACTCAATGACACTCACGTTAACTCTCAGTTCCCCAGAGGTTTTCTTTGGGGTGTGGGGTCTTCTGCGTTCCCGACCGAAGGATCCTGGGACGCAGACGGGAAGGGAGAGTCCGTGTGGGATCGCTTTACTCACGGTTCTCGCATGAGCGTGGACATGGCAGACGTGGCCAGTGACAGTTATGTTCTATGGGACGAGGATGTTCAAGCGCTTCAGTATCTGGGTGTGAAGTTCTACGCTTTTTCTCTGTCGTGGCCACGGCTCTTTCCAGACGGCAATGCGACATCAGAACCCAACTGGGCTGGAGTGGCACATTACCGGCGTTTGATCAGAAGGTTAAAGGATGTTGACGTGGAGCCCGTGGTCACTCTTCATCACTGGGATCTACCGCAGACGCTGCAGGAGCGCTTCGGAGGCTGGCTGAATCCAAACCTAgtggacatttttgcagattacGCCCGCTTTTGTTTTCAGACATTTGGTGGAGACGTGCGGTACTGGCTCACGATACACAACCCGTTTCTGCTGGCCGTTCAGGGCTATGGTACAGGAGCTCACGCACCGGGGATGAGAGGAGAGAGACAGCATCCCTTCATCGCTGCGCACAACATCATCAGG GCACACGCTAATGCCTGGCACATCTATGACAGACACTTCAGATGCCATCAGCGCGGTCGAGTCTCCATCACGCTGGGATCTCATTGGGTGGAGCCTCTTCACGGTCAGACCACATCAGCCAATCTGGAGCTCTGTCAGAAATCCATGGAGGCGGTGATGGGCTGGTTCGCAGAGCCCATCCACGGAAGCGGAGATTATCCTGCATCCCTAAAAGCCTCCAACCGCGGTGTTCTGCCAGAGTTCAGTCCGCAGGAGAAGATGTGGATCAGAGGAAGTGCGGATTTCTTCTCTTTGGCTTTTGATTCCGAGACTCTGAGGGTGGTGCGAGGTCTGGCTCGCTTCGGACAGATGGTGACTCTGGACCTGAGGAAAGTTCTGCTGTGGGTTCAGCAGGAGTACAGAGATCCAGACGTTCTGCTTCCTGACAGTGGGTGGTTCTCTGATCAAAGTGTGGGAGTGGAGGACACCGTGGCCATTTACCTGCTCAAGAGATTCATCAAACAACTCCTCCATG ccgTTTCTACAGATGGTGTGAAGGTGTTGGGATACTCCGCCTGGAGTCTGTTGGATGGATTCGAGTGGAATCACGGTTACGGCATGCGCAGAGGTTTGTTCTATATCGACTTCATGCAACCGCAGCGACACCGAATCCCAAAGACCAGCGCCCACTTCTACAGGCAGATCGTCAACGACAACGCTTTCCCCGACAACCACACGCAACACATCATCCACGCACACTTTCCTTGTAACTTTCAGTTCGGTGTGTCTGACTCCACACTGCAG GTTCACTTGAGTCCGTTCTCACCGCAGTTCACCGATCCTCACGTGTACCGCTGGAATTATTCAGGTGACGGATCTCTCAGACCTGTGGCAGGCATGGTTCTTCACACTCGAGGATCTCAGTGTACAGACTTTCTGTTCATTCAGCGCCACCTGCTGCTCCTGGAGGCCGTGGGGGCGTCACACTACCGGTTCGCTCTGGACTGGTCTGAGCTGGTGCCCAGCGGTGACGTGTCATCTGCGGACGCTGAGAAGCTGAGGTTCTACAGGTGTGTGTTAAGCGAGGTCAGGAGGAGAGGAATTCAAGCGGTCGTAACGCTGTATCACCCCAGTTACAGGTCACCGTCTCTGGGTCTGCCCTCACCTCTGCACGCCAACAGCGGCTGGAGAAACCACAGCACCGTCGAGGCCTTCGTCAAGTACGCCTTTCTCTGTTTCCATGAGTTTGGAGCGCTGGTGCCGGTCTGGATCACCATTAACGAACCCAACCGTCTGACGGAGATGTACGGCGGAAGCGTTGAAGACAGACGGTCGGTGGTGCGACACACGTTACTGGCTCACGCCAAGGCCTGGCACGTTTACCACAAGCACTTTCGCCAACATCACGGAGCCAACGTTAGCCTTGCGCTTCACGCCGATTGGGTGGAACCGGCCAATCCGTTCCTGGAATCTCACAAAGTGGCCGCACGTCGCTTTCTGCGTTTTGAACTGGGACGTTTTCTCGATCCTCTGATTGGTGGAGGAGACCCTGATGCGTGTGACAGCCACGATGCTGGATCTTCTCCGATTGGCTTTACAGATGATCAGAAGGCGGAGCTTAGAGCGTCTCTGGATTTCATCGCTCTGAATCACTTCACAACACATTTAGTGTCACCGCAGAAATCGCTGGAACGCGGCTCCTCTCTGATGACTGACAGCACCTGGACGTCCTCACCGATGGGACAGGCCGTCGTACCCTGGGGTGTCCGCAGGATGCTGAGCTGGATGAAGAGTCGCTATGGTAACAGCCTCCCCGTCATCATCACAGCATCAGGGGTCGATGACCGAGCAGCTGGTGATGATCAGCTGAGACAGAGTTATATCAGGAGTTACCTGCAGGAGGCGCTCAAAG CTCGTGAGCTGGATGGTGTGAATCTGAGAGGGTTTTATATTTGGAAACTTCAGGACGGTCATGGTCTTCAGTTCGGTCTCTTTACTTCTGCCGCTCATCACTCACGACCCAAAGCTTCTGTCAATCTTTACCGTGACATCATCAGTAGGCGGGGTTTCCCATCCACCAGTGACCCCAGACCCCCGTGTCAGCGAGCAGACATTAGCACGAGCTGTCGATTCTGTTCACACATGACAGAGAGCAAACCTCTGCTGttcttcagtgtgtgtgtctccttcatcttcatcatcatcatcatcatctgtgtgctgaggaagagaaagaggagaCTCACAACTCAACAACTGCACCATtaa
- the ube2ka gene encoding ubiquitin-conjugating enzyme E2Ka (UBC1 homolog, yeast) isoform X1 — protein MMNSMANIAVQRIRREFKEVLKSEETSKNQIKMDLVDENFTELKGEIAGPPDTPYEGGRYQLEIKIPETYPFNPPKVRFMTKIWHPNISSVTGAICLDILKDQWAAAMTLRTVLLSLQALLAAAEPDDPQDAVVANQYKQNPDMYKQTARLWSHVYAGAPLSSPEYTRKIDKLCAIGFDKNAVIVALSSKSWDVETATELLLSN, from the exons ATGATGAACAGTATGGCAAACATCGCGGTTCAGCGGATCAGACGGGAGTTTAAAGAGGTTTTGAAAAGCGAAGAG ACGAGTAAGAACCAGATTAAAATGGATTTAGTGGATGAGAACTTCACTGAACTGAAGGGAGAAATCGCCGGACCGCCAGACACGCCGTATGAAG GTGGCAGATATCAGTTAGAAATAAAGATTCCAGAGACGTATCCATTTAATCCTCCAAAG GTTCGGTTTATGACAAAGATCTGGCATCCCAACATCAGTTCAGTGACGGGGGCCATCTGTCTGGACATCCTGAAGGATCAGTG GGCGGCGGCCATGACCCTTAGGACTGTGTTATTATCACTACAAGCTCTTCTGGCTGCAGCAGAACCAGATGATCCTCAGGATGCTGTAGTTGCCAATCAG TATAAACAGAATCCAGACATGTACAAGCAGACGGCTCGACTCTGGTCTCACGTTTACGCTGGAGCGCCACTCTCCAGTCCAGAATACACCCGTAAAATAGACAAACTCTGCGCTATTGGCTTTGATAAA AACGCTGTTATAGTGGCGCTGTCGTCAAAATCCTGGGACGTGGAGACGGCAACAGAACTGTTGCTAAGCAACTGA
- the ube2ka gene encoding ubiquitin-conjugating enzyme E2Ka (UBC1 homolog, yeast) isoform X2 yields the protein MMNSMANIAVQRIRREFKEVLKSEETSKNQIKMDLVDENFTELKGEIAGPPDTPYEGGRYQLEIKIPETYPFNPPKVRFMTKIWHPNISSVTGAICLDILKDQWAAAMTLRTVLLSLQALLAAAEPDDPQDAVVANQ from the exons ATGATGAACAGTATGGCAAACATCGCGGTTCAGCGGATCAGACGGGAGTTTAAAGAGGTTTTGAAAAGCGAAGAG ACGAGTAAGAACCAGATTAAAATGGATTTAGTGGATGAGAACTTCACTGAACTGAAGGGAGAAATCGCCGGACCGCCAGACACGCCGTATGAAG GTGGCAGATATCAGTTAGAAATAAAGATTCCAGAGACGTATCCATTTAATCCTCCAAAG GTTCGGTTTATGACAAAGATCTGGCATCCCAACATCAGTTCAGTGACGGGGGCCATCTGTCTGGACATCCTGAAGGATCAGTG GGCGGCGGCCATGACCCTTAGGACTGTGTTATTATCACTACAAGCTCTTCTGGCTGCAGCAGAACCAGATGATCCTCAGGATGCTGTAGTTGCCAATCAG TAA